TGCGGGTGCTGGCGATAGGGGTGGTTGGGCGCGAGGCGGCGCGTCACCGAGTCCATGGTGGCGCGGTAGGGGTTGAACCAGGCGTGAAACTCCATGCCGCGCCGGTGCGCTTCGGTGATGAGGAAAGGCAGGGGGTCGTCGCCCCCGGCGGGGGCCTTGCCCTGCACCCCGGTGAGCCACTTGCTCCAGGGCTCTAAAGTCGACTTATAGAAGGCATCCGAAGCGGGCCGGATTTGTACAAACACGGCGTTGATGCCAGCACGCTGGCCAGCGTCGAGCAGGCGGCGGTAGTCGCGGCGGTACTGCTCCGGGGCCTGGCCGCGCTGGTTGGGCCAGTCTATGTTTTCGACCGTGGCAATCCACATGCCGCGCAGCTCGTGCTTGGGCGGCGGGGTATCGGTGGAGTCGGCAGAGATTCGGGCCTGCGCCGGAGCGCCCAAACTGCTCCAAGCAATGGCAAATAGAAAAAACAGGAAACGGCCAGCGTGGAAAGAACGGAGCATTAATCAGATATCAACAGCACGAATAAGTGCTGCAAATTACGGAGCACACCAGTAGCATATAGTCTGACAACGCAAGTTGGCCGAGCCTATTGCGCAAAAAGCAGGCAGAAGCGAGCAGCCCCGGCCGGGTTGGGCCACGTGGTACTGCTTGCTTCCGCCTGCGTTTTGCGGGTTGTTCTTTAACTCAGGAGCCGGTCAGCTCGGTATCGGTCTGGGGCTGTTCAGGGCCGCCTTCGAGGCCATTGGTCTGGCTGGCGTTGCCGTAGTCGCCGCGGATGCCTGCGCCGTCGCCCATGTTTTCCTGGGTGCTCTTGGGGATAGCGCCGTCCTGGGCAGTGCCGGCTTCGGGGTTGCCGGTGGCGTTCTGGTCGGTGTCGGTGCCTTGCGAAGTGGTTTGGCCGCCGGTGCTGGCTTGGTCAGGACGCGGGTCGGTGGGGGTGGGCTCGGGAATGGGCATGGCTAGGAGAAAATGAAAGATTAATTGGGGCGCGGTGGCCCTGGGAGAAGGTTTACGGCGGCGGGGCTCAACGGTTGGGAATGGCTTATTGCCCGCCATTCGCCAACTTGCTGTCCGCATTCATTCCTCAGCCCCAACTACTGCCGTGTCCGAAACCGCTACCGACTTCTACCACAAGAAAACCGACGCCGAACTTCTGTTTTTCGTCGAGCACCCCGATTATTATCAGCCCAGCGTGGTAGATGCGGCACGGGGCGAATTGAAGCGCCGGGGCCTATTGCCCACCGTCAGCCCCGACACCCCGGCCTACGTACCAGTCGAGACTAAAGAAACCAGCTCCAAAACCGGCGCGGTGGTGCTGCTGGCGGCCGTGCTAGCCATTGGAGCGGGCACGTTTCATTTCATCAAACAAAAAAATGATGCCGCGGCGGCAGCAAAGGCCGCGGCCGCTCGCGTGCCCCACACCGCGCCCCAGCTCACGGAAGTAGCCACCTCCGTGATTCCCAGCTACGAGGGCGTGGTGGCTGGCTGCGTAGAGCAGCAGCTGAAGCGAATGCCCGCTGCCGAAAAGGCCGATGCCAAGCACCTGCGCCAGTTCCGAGAGCTGGCCAAACGCTTTTGGAGCGCCAATGCCCAGACCGAGTACCTCACCAACCAAGCCGAAGCCGCCAAGGCCGGACCCATGTTTGCCGACCAGGCCTTGGTGGTGCGCGAAACGTGGCGCGCCTGGAACCACGCCGCCGTTTATTCCTACGGCTTCCGGCCCGCCATGCAAAGCCAGTATGACCTCATGGCCAAGGCCGCCAGCAGCCAGCAGCACATTCTGGACAATTTGCCGGACCTGCTGCCCGGGCGCAAATTTTTGACCGATAAAGAAATGGTAAGCCGCACGGCCGAAGTGCAGGACATTTTGGGCGGCCTGGTGCGAGTGTCGCCAGTAACGGGCCGGGCCTACAAGCGCACGGTGCTCAAAATGTAGCCGCTGCCATGGCAATGCGCGGCTTCGGTTGTTACTTAGTTGAGGCGGCAAGGGTAAGGACGCGGGCGCTACCGCCACCTGGCAAAGTGGCCGATTGGCAAGGTGGCGTGCTCCTTGCCGCGGCAAGTACATATGGAAGCACCTGACCCCGACAACGGCGCCTCGGCCGCCAGTTCCACGGCCGCGCTGGCCGCTCAGCTCTTCGCCCAAAAGCCCGAAGCCGAGCTGCTGTACCTGGCCCAGAATGCGGCCCGCTACCCGCCAGCCGTGGGGGCCGCTGCCGTGGCCGAGCTGGAGCGCCGGGGCCTGCTGCCCGCCCCCGGCCAGCCAGCCCCACCACCGCCCGCCGAGCCTCAGGAAACGTGGGCCGAGCTGATTGGGCACTTGTTCAAGGGGCTGTTCATTCCCTCGCGCCGCTTCTTGGCCACCCCAATTCTGCTCGACCTCAACCTACTGGTCTTCGGCCTGATGGTGCTCAACGGCGTGTCGGCTTCCAGCCCATCGGGGCATCAGCTCATGCGCTGGGGTTCTAATGTATCCGGCCTCACACTGAACGGCGAGCCGTGGCGGCTGCTCACTTGCTTGTTCATTCACGCCGGCCTCTCGCATTTGCTCCTGAACATGTTTTCGCTATGGCTGCTGGGCCTCTTGGTAGAAGACCGGGTGGGGCCGGTGCGGCTGGTGCTGGTCTACCTGGCCAGTGGCGTGGGTGGTGGGCTGGCAAGCCTCTGGTGGCATGTTTATGGCATTAACTCCGTAGGGGCGAGTGGGGCCATTTTCGGCCTCTATGGCTTTCTGCTCACCTTGCTGGTGAGCAAAAGGCTGGTGCTCGACAAGTCCGACCGCCGCGCCATGCTGGGGCTGGTAATCTACTTGGTCCTCAGTAACCTACTTTCGGGCCTGACCGGCAACATCGACAACGCGGCCCACATCGGTGGCTTGCTCACCGGCTTGGTTGTGGCCGGGCCGCTGGCGCTAGCCGGGCTCAAGAAAACTCTGCCTTAAGCTTTCGGCCGGGGCAGCTGCCGAGGTATGCATTCCGCTTTGCGCGGCGATAAACAATGCGGTGCTTAACGCATTACAATGCCGCACTGTCCATCAAAACCTTTCTAACCCAAAACCCACCCATGCAAGCATTGCAGCTCGACGCCATCAACCAATCCGCCGCCGTCCGCGATATTCCGACGCCCACTCCCGCCGCTGGCGAAATACTGGTGAAGCTACACGCCGCCGCGCTCAACCACCGCGATGTCTGGATTCAAAAGGGCCAATACGCGGGCCTGCGCTTGCCTTGCACCCTCGGGGCCGATGGCGCCGGCGAAGTAGCCGCCCATGGACCCGGGGTGCCCGCCGATGCCCCCACCGTGGGCAGCCGCGTGCTTATCAACCCCGGCCTGCGCTGGGGCGACAACCCCCGCGCCCAGGCCAAAGACTTTGTGGTGCTGGGTATGCCCGACCCCGGCACGTTTGCCGAGTACATCACGCTGCCGGCGCGCTACATCCGGCCGCTGCCCGCCCACCTGAGCTTTGAGCAGGGCGCCGCGCTGCCCCTGGGCGGCCTTACGGCCTACCGCGCGGCCTTTACCAGGGCGCAGGTGCAGCCCGGCGAGCGGGTGCTGGTAACGGGCGTTGGCGGCGGGGTGGCCTTGCTGGCAGCCCAGTTCTGCGCAGCCCGCGGCGCCGAGGTCTGGGTGACTTCCAGCTCCGACGAGAAGCTGGCCCGGGCGCAGGCGCTGGGAGCCAAGGGCGGCATCAACTACAACGCCGACAACTGGGTGAAAACCCTCGTGCAGCAAGCCGATGGCCCGTTCGATGTCATCATCGACAGCGCCGCTGGAGCTCCGTTCAACTCCCTGCTGGATGCCGCTGTGCCGGGTGGCCGCATTGTGTTCTATGGCGGCACCTTGGGCACCATCCCCCAGCTACCGCCGGCCAAGGTGTTCTGGAAGCAGCTCAGTATCCTCGGCTCCACCATGGGCACCGAGCAGGACTTTGAGGATATGCTGCAGCTCGTAACCGAGAAAAGTATAATTCCCGTGGTAGACGAAGTATTCCCGCTGGCCGAGGGCGAAGCCGCCCTGCGCCGCCTCGATGCCGGCGCGCAGTTTGGCAAAGTGGTGCTGAAAATCAGCGAATAACAAAGCGGGAAATTGAGCTAAATAAGTCGTGTTTTTCCTGGCTTTAAATTGAGCTAAATACTGCGTTAGATGGAATGATAATGAGGAATTTGGGGTTAATAAAGCACGCCGTTATCCTCATTGATTTAGCCCAATTTTTCGTCATGAAGTCTGCCGCCGAATACCTCGAAACCCACGTTTTTGAAGCCCGCCGTCCGCGCCGAGAGTTGCAGCCCGTTGTGGCTTATGCCGACGCCGTGCAAGCCATTGAGCAAGCCCTGGCCGATGCTGAGAAATACAAATATCTCCTGATGCGTGCCCTGCGCCGCCACGCCGACGAAACGGCGGCTACTGTCCCAGCTCAAGTCACTTGCACCGCTGCTTCTTTCTTTGCTAAAGGGGCGCCCGTGCTGCCCATTTACCCCAACCAAGAGCGCATGGCCGCTTAAGTGATTTCGAATTTAAGCGTCTGTCATGCAGAGCGCAGCGAAGCATCTTATCCGGTCAGTACGAATCGTTGAGCCATGAGAAGATGCTTCCTGCGTCAGCATGACAAGAGGCGCGAGCGAGATGCTGCGCTCTGCATGACAGCCGAGTAGGTTATAAAACGAAGCCCCGGCTGCTTTTCGAAGTAGCCGGGGCTTTTGTCTTATTGAGCCAGCTCAAGCAATATTCTCCTCGCGACGGGCTATTTCCACAGCTAAATCCGCTGCCTGCTGCCGCAGCTCTGGCACCGCGGTCGATTCGAAATAGGCCGGCCGGCGGCTGGGGCCAAGCGTGAAAAGCCCAGGCGAAGCAGCGCCACTTGTGCCAAGCACTGCCCCAGATTCGTCGGTGAGCAGGCCCAGCCGCAAGGGGTCGGGGTTGAGTTGGTCGGCCTCGCGCAGGCTCACCACCAGCGGGTCGTCAATGCGGCCATAATCCAGCAGTGGGCCGGCGCAGCACACCACGTGGTGGGCAGTGTGCCAGCATGCTTCGGTGCCGTGGGGCCGGATGCGCACCCGCAGCTGATTGCCGGCGGGCAGAATCTCGCGCACTGTGCCTATCTGCATGTTAATCATGCCCGCCGCTGTGAGGTCGTCGATGGCCTGCGCGTTTTGTGGGGGGCTGCGGTGCCGCTTCACCGACCACAGGCCCGCTAGGTGCCGCAGGAATCGGCATTGCTCGTCCAGCGGCCAGGCCGCCCAGATATGCCCCAAGTTAGGCCGCAGCGAGTCGAGCACCGGCCGCCAGTCGATGCCCCGCGCGGCTGCCGCCCGCAGGTGCCGCTTGAAAACGGCTAGCACGCCGGCAACCGTGGTTTCGTGCACCAACTCCGGGTAAAAGCTCGGGTAAGCGGCCGTTTCGGGGCCGTGCGGGGCGGGCCAGCGGCCGTGCCGGGCCACTACCGTAATGGGGGCGTGGTGA
This region of Hymenobacter sedentarius genomic DNA includes:
- a CDS encoding zinc-binding dehydrogenase — encoded protein: MQALQLDAINQSAAVRDIPTPTPAAGEILVKLHAAALNHRDVWIQKGQYAGLRLPCTLGADGAGEVAAHGPGVPADAPTVGSRVLINPGLRWGDNPRAQAKDFVVLGMPDPGTFAEYITLPARYIRPLPAHLSFEQGAALPLGGLTAYRAAFTRAQVQPGERVLVTGVGGGVALLAAQFCAARGAEVWVTSSSDEKLARAQALGAKGGINYNADNWVKTLVQQADGPFDVIIDSAAGAPFNSLLDAAVPGGRIVFYGGTLGTIPQLPPAKVFWKQLSILGSTMGTEQDFEDMLQLVTEKSIIPVVDEVFPLAEGEAALRRLDAGAQFGKVVLKISE
- a CDS encoding rhomboid family intramembrane serine protease, with the protein product MEAPDPDNGASAASSTAALAAQLFAQKPEAELLYLAQNAARYPPAVGAAAVAELERRGLLPAPGQPAPPPPAEPQETWAELIGHLFKGLFIPSRRFLATPILLDLNLLVFGLMVLNGVSASSPSGHQLMRWGSNVSGLTLNGEPWRLLTCLFIHAGLSHLLLNMFSLWLLGLLVEDRVGPVRLVLVYLASGVGGGLASLWWHVYGINSVGASGAIFGLYGFLLTLLVSKRLVLDKSDRRAMLGLVIYLVLSNLLSGLTGNIDNAAHIGGLLTGLVVAGPLALAGLKKTLP
- a CDS encoding FAD/NAD(P)-binding protein, with the translated sequence MTHSGRPVITVVGGGFAGTALVLQLRRQPALAQAEMHLIEPRDIPGPGLAYTARRPEYLLNVRPGVLSLYPEEPGHFAAWLRQQPESTGGMPEFASRSAFGRYLHEELAPALAPGPGQVQWHATKAVAALLLPDGRRAVQLANGTEIRSDYVVLALGNFPPPPPAGPDLAYLAHPGYHGDPWVAGNLRRIGPDEDVLLIGSGLTAVDVLLALRQDGHHAPITVVARHGRWPAPHGPETAAYPSFYPELVHETTVAGVLAVFKRHLRAAAARGIDWRPVLDSLRPNLGHIWAAWPLDEQCRFLRHLAGLWSVKRHRSPPQNAQAIDDLTAAGMINMQIGTVREILPAGNQLRVRIRPHGTEACWHTAHHVVCCAGPLLDYGRIDDPLVVSLREADQLNPDPLRLGLLTDESGAVLGTSGAASPGLFTLGPSRRPAYFESTAVPELRQQAADLAVEIARREENIA